One part of the Magallana gigas chromosome 5, xbMagGiga1.1, whole genome shotgun sequence genome encodes these proteins:
- the LOC105325519 gene encoding uncharacterized protein: MAIDRKISLIGLAAIVVLILGGILHIVALASPYWHTTSALLFNGKMLRVGNSGLWVECIATTGVTTCGSPVIADEAWMGAVRAMAILGMLTGSGALVTLGLYTFLRLETWSRILKLSAIGACIGAGVLILIGAIIYGASARDGKYSPGGFNTGSSSRMVYTLSWSFGLSITGAILCFVSGILTGFATKPKL; this comes from the exons ATGGCGATCGACAGAAAAATCTCTCTCATCGGTTTGGCGGCAATTGTGGTGTTGATTTTAGGCGGAATTCTTCACATAGTAGCTCTGGCATCGCCGTACTGGCATACTACTAGTGCTTTGTTGTTTAACGGTAAAATGTTACGTGTGGGGAATTCTGGACTATGGGTGGAATGTATTGCTACTACAGGGGTAACGACCTGTGGCTCGCCGGTCATCGCTGACGAAG CTTGGATGGGGGCCGTGAGGGCTATGGCGATCCTGGGGATGCTGACCGGAAGTGGAGCCCTGGTAACACTGGGCCTATACACATTCCTCAGACTGGAGACGTGGAGCCGAATTCTCAAATTGTCCGCGATAGGGGCCTGTATTGGTGCAG gtgtgttgaTCCTGATAGGCGCCATTATATATGGAGCTAGTGCCAGGGACGGAAAATATTCTCCCGGAGGATTTAATACAGGGAGCAGCAGTCGAATGGTTTACACTCTGTCCTGGTCCTTCGGTTTGTCCATAACGGGGGCCATTCTGTGTTTCGTTAGTGGCATTCTCACAGGATTTGCAACGAAACCTAAACTATAA